A genome region from Haloactinospora alba includes the following:
- a CDS encoding helix-turn-helix domain-containing protein: protein MARSLSPTVRRRRLARVLRGLRASAGLTLDSAAKQAAIPRATLGKLETGDLKRIRLADLDSLAQLYEVDNQRRLGMHQLAKDAIEQGWWSKYKDVFGAEALPDFEAEASFIRTYEAQVIPGLLQTPAYTRAVFTGTNAFAEEEVKRHVDARMERQRILTHAYPPEYAAIIDEAALRRPAGGIQAMQEQLHHLTDVARHPHITLHVLPFSAGMHAANLGGFMIMDFPEPADPAIGYAETPSSILFVETEEEIRRHDAMWREALNASLTVAQSIDFINEVATSLESYQ from the coding sequence ATGGCACGTTCCCTCAGCCCAACTGTTCGGCGCCGTCGTCTCGCACGTGTGCTGCGCGGTCTGCGTGCGAGCGCCGGACTCACACTCGACTCCGCTGCGAAACAGGCCGCAATCCCTCGGGCTACACTCGGCAAGCTCGAAACAGGCGACCTCAAACGCATCCGCCTGGCCGACCTGGACTCACTGGCACAGCTCTATGAGGTCGACAACCAACGTCGGCTGGGGATGCACCAGTTAGCGAAGGACGCCATCGAACAGGGCTGGTGGTCCAAATACAAGGATGTCTTCGGTGCCGAAGCACTGCCGGACTTCGAGGCCGAGGCTTCCTTCATCAGAACGTACGAAGCCCAAGTCATCCCGGGTCTTCTACAAACACCGGCGTATACACGTGCTGTCTTCACGGGCACCAATGCCTTCGCAGAGGAAGAGGTCAAGCGACACGTCGATGCTCGGATGGAGCGGCAACGCATCCTCACGCACGCTTATCCGCCGGAGTACGCAGCCATAATCGACGAGGCCGCACTACGGCGGCCTGCAGGCGGCATCCAAGCTATGCAGGAACAGCTTCACCACCTTACTGACGTGGCCAGGCATCCACACATCACACTTCACGTACTTCCGTTCTCGGCCGGCATGCACGCAGCTAACCTGGGCGGGTTCATGATCATGGACTTCCCGGAACCAGCGGACCCCGCGATCGGTTATGCGGAGACTCCTTCCTCTATTCTGTTCGTAGAGACGGAAGAAGAGATCCGTCGTCATGACGCTATGTGGCGAGAAGCCCTCAATGCTTCTCTCACCGTGGCCCAGTCCATCGACTTCATCAATGAGGTCGCCACGTCATTAGAGAGTTACCAGTGA
- a CDS encoding DUF397 domain-containing protein, with protein MNALRFHKSSYSGASQNCVEVAPVPSEFHKSSYSGQDVNCVEVAPLSPGAAVRDSKHPEKGHLTFPAPEWDAFLTAARTGEL; from the coding sequence GTGAACGCGCTGAGATTCCACAAGAGCAGCTACAGCGGCGCCAGCCAGAACTGTGTAGAAGTGGCTCCCGTCCCTTCCGAGTTCCACAAGAGCAGCTACAGTGGCCAAGACGTCAACTGCGTCGAGGTCGCTCCGCTCTCTCCCGGGGCAGCCGTACGCGACTCGAAACACCCCGAGAAGGGGCACCTGACGTTCCCGGCGCCCGAATGGGACGCCTTCCTCACCGCCGCCCGTACCGGAGAGCTGTAG
- a CDS encoding methyltransferase, which produces MADDAGEAEHAYGLLEMDDQLIHARAVQIVAELGIADLLADGPRSSEEIAAATSSDPDACYRMLRMLTTRGILTETRPRTFGLTPRGGPLRSDHPYSVRHTLRLNGAVVPLVIDGAQHSLRTGEPTLPAVTGESFYEHLEREPEHAALFDAAMSELTRAMLPSLLAAYAFTGHVVDVGAGTGTLLRGILRATPAASGTAFDTPRLTESAREAIRRDGLEDRCVFTGGDFFTEVPPGGDLYVLKWVLHNWPDEQAAAILRRCRQAMPDRARLLVIEAVLPEPGTDAPGPAATMDVSMLVVPGGRERTEEQYAALLADAGLRLQRVVSAGSRNSVLESRPV; this is translated from the coding sequence GTGGCCGATGACGCCGGGGAGGCCGAGCACGCCTACGGCCTGCTGGAGATGGACGACCAGCTGATCCACGCGCGGGCGGTCCAGATCGTCGCGGAACTGGGCATCGCCGACCTCCTCGCCGACGGCCCCCGCTCCTCGGAGGAGATCGCCGCGGCCACCTCCAGCGACCCGGACGCCTGCTACCGGATGCTGCGCATGCTGACCACGCGCGGCATCCTCACCGAGACCCGGCCCCGAACCTTCGGTCTCACCCCGCGGGGCGGCCCCCTGCGTTCCGACCACCCCTACAGCGTGCGCCACACACTGCGGCTGAACGGCGCCGTGGTTCCGCTGGTCATCGACGGTGCCCAGCACAGCCTGCGCACCGGGGAGCCCACCCTCCCCGCCGTGACAGGCGAGAGCTTCTACGAGCACCTGGAACGCGAACCCGAGCACGCCGCCCTGTTCGACGCGGCGATGTCCGAACTTACTCGGGCGATGCTGCCCAGCCTGCTGGCGGCCTACGCGTTCACGGGCCACGTGGTCGACGTCGGCGCGGGCACCGGAACGCTGCTGCGCGGCATCCTGCGCGCCACCCCCGCCGCCTCGGGAACCGCCTTCGACACTCCCCGCCTGACCGAGTCCGCCCGGGAGGCGATCCGCCGCGACGGGCTCGAGGACCGCTGCGTGTTCACCGGCGGGGACTTCTTCACCGAGGTGCCGCCGGGAGGCGACCTCTACGTGTTGAAGTGGGTACTGCACAACTGGCCCGACGAGCAGGCCGCGGCGATCCTGCGCCGGTGCCGCCAGGCCATGCCCGACCGCGCCCGGCTTCTGGTCATCGAGGCCGTGCTGCCCGAACCCGGCACCGACGCCCCCGGCCCGGCCGCCACCATGGACGTGTCGATGCTGGTCGTGCCCGGCGGGCGCGAGCGCACCGAGGAGCAGTACGCCGCGCTGCTCGCCGACGCGGGATTGCGCCTGCAACGTGTCGTGTCCGCCGGTTCCCGCAACAGCGTCCTCGAGTCCCGCCCGGTCTGA
- a CDS encoding nuclear transport factor 2 family protein — protein sequence MSDDARLRLLLERAEISDLLVQFARCLDERDFVGYARLFTADCLLRLPGAQHQGREGLAAFVAADLGRYHRTHHMSTNHQIEVREDGDAGGEGDTATSRSYLHAVHLRSDQDPTDWWSVGGWYDNTYRREEGRWRIHTVDVTPVWLDEGKRHPGGAG from the coding sequence GTGAGCGACGACGCCCGGCTGCGCCTGCTGTTGGAACGCGCGGAGATCAGCGACCTACTGGTCCAGTTCGCCCGATGCCTCGACGAACGCGACTTCGTCGGATACGCGCGCCTGTTCACCGCGGACTGCCTGCTGCGGCTCCCGGGCGCCCAGCACCAGGGGCGGGAGGGGTTAGCCGCGTTCGTCGCCGCCGACCTGGGGCGCTACCACCGCACCCACCACATGAGCACCAACCACCAGATCGAGGTCCGCGAGGACGGGGACGCCGGCGGTGAGGGGGACACCGCCACCTCGCGCTCCTACTTGCACGCCGTCCACCTGCGCAGCGACCAGGACCCGACCGACTGGTGGTCGGTCGGCGGGTGGTACGACAACACCTACCGGCGCGAGGAGGGGCGCTGGCGCATCCACACGGTCGACGTCACACCGGTGTGGCTCGACGAGGGAAAGCGGCACCCCGGAGGCGCCGGATAG
- a CDS encoding type III polyketide synthase, with protein MAPARITGIGTAFPQTALAQERLPELLPAGHGNTDVLHKLLDRSGIRWRRLAVDPESEDVSSWGTRERMRRFQREALPLARDAVADALTDAGVDAGRVGHLCAVSSTGYQSPGVDSRLISELGMSPATQRLFVGHMGCHAALPGLAVCTDFVRCHPHPAVLLNVELSSLHLQPPPWDVEQLVINSLFGDGAVAMVLRGPDAPPGGAAVVDTASYTDVEHEEHMTWEVGDTGFPMGLSSRIPELIALRLPEVVRALLHPHGLAPADVDWWAIHPGGRKIIDAAEESLSLTPEATVTSRAVLAEYGNCSSAGLPIVLAELQRNRPLPSGEHGVAMTFGPGLTLYTALLRGE; from the coding sequence ATGGCACCGGCGCGGATCACCGGAATCGGGACGGCCTTCCCACAGACGGCGCTGGCGCAGGAGCGCCTGCCCGAGCTGCTGCCGGCCGGGCACGGCAACACCGACGTGCTGCACAAACTCCTGGACCGTTCCGGAATCCGGTGGCGTCGCCTGGCCGTCGACCCCGAGAGCGAGGACGTCTCCTCGTGGGGAACCCGGGAGCGGATGCGGCGCTTCCAGCGGGAGGCGCTCCCGCTGGCCAGGGACGCCGTCGCGGACGCCCTCACCGACGCCGGCGTCGACGCCGGCCGGGTCGGCCACCTGTGCGCGGTCTCCTCCACCGGGTACCAGAGCCCCGGTGTCGACTCGCGGCTGATCAGCGAGCTGGGGATGTCCCCGGCCACCCAGCGGCTGTTCGTCGGACACATGGGGTGTCACGCGGCGCTGCCGGGGCTGGCGGTGTGCACCGACTTCGTGCGCTGCCACCCGCACCCGGCGGTGCTGCTCAACGTGGAGCTGTCCTCGCTGCACCTCCAACCGCCGCCGTGGGACGTCGAGCAGCTCGTCATCAACTCCCTATTCGGCGACGGCGCGGTGGCCATGGTGCTGCGGGGCCCGGACGCTCCACCGGGCGGGGCGGCCGTGGTGGACACGGCCTCCTACACCGACGTGGAGCACGAGGAGCACATGACGTGGGAGGTGGGCGACACCGGCTTCCCGATGGGACTGTCGTCCCGCATCCCCGAACTGATCGCCCTGCGCCTCCCCGAGGTCGTGCGTGCCCTGCTCCACCCCCACGGGCTGGCACCGGCGGACGTGGACTGGTGGGCGATCCACCCCGGCGGGCGGAAGATCATCGACGCGGCCGAGGAGAGCCTGTCCCTCACCCCCGAGGCGACGGTGACGTCCCGCGCTGTGCTGGCCGAATACGGCAACTGCTCCTCGGCCGGACTGCCGATCGTCCTCGCGGAACTGCAACGGAACCGTCCGCTTCCTTCCGGCGAGCACGGCGTGGCCATGACTTTCGGGCCCGGACTCACCCTCTACACTGCCCTGTTACGGGGCGAGTGA
- a CDS encoding serine hydrolase: MSTEALVRELREELDAAGVRGSFLVRDLDTGDEVGIDPDVEYPTASLVKVPLVLATLERIHSGELDGAAEVLVRPRGEPSGTPGIDRFRHPARVALDDLLYLSIALSDGAASDALFELTSPADVAGIMRGLGLRGITVRNMIRELNETPAQRLDPAERHLAHTLAIEAGTDGRGHRVPQLDATRASSGSARAYADLLRELWRPSAVTPAVAERVRELMASNVLRQRLAPDFASDASRWSSKTGTLLNLRHEIGVVEHADGRAFAVAALTESRVAASVQPEVETLMGRVARLLRDHLREIG, encoded by the coding sequence GTGAGTACCGAGGCCCTCGTCCGGGAGCTGCGGGAGGAGCTCGACGCCGCCGGTGTGCGGGGTTCGTTCCTCGTGCGGGACCTGGACACCGGCGACGAGGTCGGCATCGACCCGGACGTGGAGTACCCCACGGCGTCTCTGGTCAAAGTGCCGCTCGTTCTGGCCACCCTGGAACGCATACACAGCGGTGAGCTCGACGGGGCGGCGGAGGTTCTGGTGCGGCCGCGAGGCGAGCCCTCCGGCACACCGGGAATCGACCGGTTCCGGCACCCGGCCCGGGTCGCCCTCGACGACCTGCTCTACCTCAGTATCGCCCTGAGCGACGGCGCCGCCTCCGACGCGCTGTTCGAACTCACCAGCCCCGCCGACGTCGCGGGAATCATGCGCGGGCTCGGGCTGCGCGGGATCACCGTCCGCAACATGATCCGCGAGCTCAACGAGACACCGGCCCAACGCCTCGACCCCGCGGAGAGGCACCTCGCGCACACCCTGGCCATCGAGGCGGGAACGGACGGGCGCGGCCACCGGGTGCCCCAGCTCGACGCGACCCGCGCCAGCTCCGGTTCGGCGCGGGCCTACGCCGACCTGCTGCGGGAGCTGTGGCGGCCCTCGGCCGTCACCCCGGCTGTCGCCGAGCGGGTGCGGGAGCTCATGGCGTCCAACGTGCTGCGGCAGCGGCTGGCGCCCGACTTCGCCTCCGACGCCTCCCGCTGGTCCTCCAAGACCGGGACTCTGCTCAACCTCCGCCACGAGATCGGCGTGGTCGAGCACGCCGACGGCCGGGCGTTCGCTGTCGCGGCGCTCACGGAGTCGCGGGTCGCGGCCAGCGTCCAACCGGAGGTCGAGACCCTGATGGGTCGTGTGGCGCGGCTGCTCCGCGACCACCTGCGGGAGATCGGTTAG
- a CDS encoding LysR family transcriptional regulator yields MDLVGACQAFVHVSERGSFTLGAAAARVPQPVASRRIAALERHWGARLFDRSTRRATLTPFGREMLPSARRLVRLAETVELDAQRARLTPLRLAVPEVCSTLRLARLDAEARREGIHLDLRTAPPNERAELVRSADVGAALVAVPTDEAAWRVPLGVAGAAPSARVVYLESLRRGRAEAAASPRRVWLQPEDDVPHVRDRLTGLRDAVGLSPVQVSAAATLPAAMAEVLESDDLLLASPGQAEELGLDWSPLGELDLERGYDVATNGGEDPQRLRTGLRRGVARCLGASEEGEPA; encoded by the coding sequence ATGGATCTCGTCGGTGCCTGCCAGGCGTTCGTCCACGTGAGTGAACGGGGCAGTTTCACCCTCGGTGCCGCCGCGGCGCGGGTGCCCCAACCCGTCGCCAGCCGCCGCATCGCCGCGTTGGAGAGGCACTGGGGCGCGCGGCTGTTCGACCGTTCCACACGGCGCGCCACCCTCACCCCGTTCGGTCGGGAGATGCTCCCGTCAGCCAGACGCCTGGTCAGGTTGGCCGAGACGGTGGAGCTGGACGCGCAGCGGGCCAGGCTCACCCCGCTGCGTCTCGCGGTCCCGGAGGTGTGCTCGACGCTGCGGCTGGCGCGGTTGGACGCCGAAGCGCGGCGGGAGGGCATCCACCTCGACCTCCGCACGGCGCCGCCGAACGAGCGTGCGGAACTCGTGCGCTCCGCGGACGTCGGGGCCGCCCTCGTGGCGGTGCCGACGGACGAGGCCGCGTGGCGCGTTCCCCTGGGGGTGGCCGGGGCCGCGCCCTCGGCGCGCGTGGTGTACCTCGAGTCCCTCCGCCGCGGCCGCGCGGAGGCCGCGGCGTCTCCCCGCCGCGTGTGGCTCCAGCCGGAGGACGACGTTCCCCACGTCCGCGACCGCCTCACCGGGCTCCGGGACGCCGTCGGACTCAGTCCCGTCCAGGTGAGCGCCGCGGCCACGCTCCCGGCCGCCATGGCCGAGGTGCTGGAGTCCGACGACCTGTTGCTGGCCTCCCCCGGGCAGGCCGAGGAGCTGGGACTGGACTGGAGCCCTCTCGGTGAGCTCGACCTCGAACGCGGTTACGACGTCGCCACCAACGGCGGAGAGGATCCGCAGCGCCTGCGCACGGGACTGCGGCGGGGTGTCGCCCGCTGCCTGGGGGCCTCAGAGGAGGGGGAACCGGCGTGA
- the bla gene encoding class A beta-lactamase, with translation MLTDLARTTAPAALATTAFLVFAGCASEEAPASPSDGASSQEDPASHEEEFRQLEEEFDARLGVYAVDTGSDRELAHRAGERFAYTSLFKPLACGALMERRSLSELKEEVVTYGADDLVEYSPVTKENVDDGMTLMEVCDAAMRYSDNTAGNLLFEEFGGPEGLQEALEGIGDDTTRMERLETELNEAVPGETRDTSTPEAMTANLREYTLGDTLNEDERDVLSEKMRNNTTGDDLIRSGVPDGWEVGDKSGAGGYGTRNDIGLLWPPEGDPIVLAVMSSKDEEDAEYDDALVAEAAGVVADALGQG, from the coding sequence ATGCTGACCGACCTCGCCCGCACCACCGCCCCGGCGGCCCTGGCCACCACCGCGTTCCTCGTGTTCGCGGGCTGTGCGTCGGAGGAGGCTCCGGCCTCCCCCTCCGACGGAGCCTCCTCCCAGGAGGACCCGGCTTCGCACGAGGAGGAGTTCCGGCAGTTGGAGGAGGAGTTCGACGCCCGCCTCGGGGTTTACGCGGTGGACACGGGCAGTGACCGCGAGCTCGCCCACCGCGCCGGCGAGCGGTTCGCCTACACTTCCTTGTTCAAACCGCTGGCCTGCGGCGCGCTGATGGAGCGCCGGTCCCTATCCGAACTCAAGGAGGAGGTCGTCACCTACGGCGCCGACGACCTGGTGGAGTACTCGCCCGTCACGAAGGAGAACGTCGACGACGGCATGACGCTGATGGAGGTGTGTGACGCCGCCATGCGCTACAGCGACAACACGGCGGGCAACCTCCTGTTCGAGGAGTTCGGCGGGCCCGAGGGCCTCCAGGAGGCGCTGGAGGGTATCGGCGACGACACCACCCGGATGGAACGGCTGGAGACCGAGCTTAACGAGGCCGTCCCCGGTGAGACCCGCGACACGAGCACCCCGGAGGCGATGACCGCGAACCTGCGTGAGTACACGCTCGGCGACACCCTGAACGAGGACGAGCGGGACGTGCTCAGCGAGAAGATGCGCAACAACACGACCGGCGACGACCTGATCCGCTCCGGGGTTCCCGACGGGTGGGAGGTCGGCGACAAGAGCGGGGCCGGCGGCTACGGAACCCGCAACGACATCGGCCTGCTGTGGCCGCCGGAGGGCGACCCGATCGTGCTGGCGGTCATGTCCAGCAAGGACGAGGAGGACGCGGAGTACGACGACGCGCTCGTCGCCGAGGCGGCCGGGGTCGTCGCGGACGCGCTGGGTCAGGGGTGA
- a CDS encoding YrhK family protein codes for MEEATVPAAISSGEEPVSQSHPGGALEVRFGHHELLVRRRYEALSIANDILIALWFIVGSVMFFWESWTTAGTWCFLAGSVELLIRPMIRLARLVHIQRARAAVSDSTRGARESAQDF; via the coding sequence ATGGAGGAAGCGACCGTTCCCGCGGCGATCTCATCAGGGGAGGAGCCAGTGTCGCAGTCCCACCCCGGCGGGGCGCTGGAAGTGCGCTTCGGCCACCACGAACTCCTGGTCCGGAGGCGGTACGAGGCGCTCAGTATCGCCAACGACATCCTGATCGCGTTGTGGTTCATCGTCGGCAGCGTCATGTTCTTCTGGGAGAGCTGGACGACGGCGGGAACGTGGTGCTTCCTGGCGGGCAGTGTCGAGCTGCTCATCCGCCCGATGATCCGCCTGGCCCGGTTGGTGCACATCCAACGCGCCCGCGCCGCCGTATCCGACTCCACGAGAGGCGCGCGCGAGTCCGCCCAGGACTTCTGA
- a CDS encoding DUF418 domain-containing protein, which yields MSQHTDTPSAPPAPGALPAQARSLAPDLARGFMLLVIATVHAHMFRMVAAGGSGYTLDGPLDTAVTVFMALFGENRGYPMFAALFGYGLVQIYRHRSADGHEWPWVRRLLRRRGRWLVAIGAAHTVLLFYGDVIAVYGIIALLFTAALRSTDRRLLTHAAVWLAVGPPVYAVVTNLAMSGDQQQSELYEATPLSDLLARVFTTPFLWPLMIVISVFPVLIGVWAARRHLLEEPLRHRTLLRRIMIAGIGASVLGGLPYALVTAELWQQGTIATTVLFWLHLVTGYAGGFGYAAAIALLTLHLRRRGPVTTALAATGQRSMTCYLLQSVAWVVLVPSYTLGVLPTLGDAQAVGLGAAVWLATVVIAAALHRAGFRRGPVEWFLRRVTYGRPVRKPEATGSGAEEHPSSPHPVR from the coding sequence ATGTCCCAACACACTGACACCCCGTCGGCCCCGCCCGCGCCAGGAGCTCTCCCCGCACAGGCACGTTCCCTCGCCCCTGACCTCGCCCGGGGGTTCATGCTGCTCGTCATCGCCACGGTCCACGCCCACATGTTCCGGATGGTGGCGGCGGGCGGGAGCGGCTACACACTCGACGGTCCCCTGGACACGGCCGTCACCGTGTTCATGGCGCTGTTCGGCGAGAACCGCGGCTACCCCATGTTCGCCGCCCTGTTCGGCTACGGCCTCGTGCAGATATACCGGCACCGCAGCGCGGACGGCCACGAGTGGCCGTGGGTCCGCCGCCTGCTGCGCCGCCGCGGCCGCTGGCTGGTGGCGATCGGCGCGGCCCACACCGTTCTCCTGTTCTACGGCGACGTCATCGCCGTCTACGGGATCATCGCCCTGCTGTTCACCGCGGCGCTGCGGTCCACCGACCGCCGCCTGCTCACCCACGCCGCTGTCTGGCTGGCCGTCGGGCCACCCGTGTACGCGGTGGTCACCAACCTGGCCATGTCCGGTGACCAGCAGCAGTCGGAGCTGTACGAGGCCACCCCGCTGTCCGACCTGCTGGCGCGGGTGTTCACAACGCCCTTCCTCTGGCCCCTCATGATCGTGATCTCGGTGTTCCCGGTCCTGATCGGGGTGTGGGCGGCGCGGCGGCACCTGCTGGAGGAGCCGCTGCGGCACCGGACGCTCCTGCGGCGGATCATGATCGCCGGGATCGGCGCCTCCGTGCTCGGGGGGCTTCCCTACGCCCTGGTCACCGCCGAGCTGTGGCAGCAGGGAACGATCGCCACCACCGTCCTGTTCTGGCTGCACCTGGTCACCGGCTACGCGGGCGGTTTCGGCTACGCCGCGGCGATCGCGCTGCTCACCCTGCACCTGCGGCGGCGCGGCCCCGTCACCACCGCGCTGGCCGCGACCGGCCAGCGGTCGATGACGTGCTACCTGCTGCAGTCGGTGGCGTGGGTGGTGCTGGTCCCCTCCTACACGTTGGGTGTCCTGCCGACGCTCGGCGACGCCCAGGCGGTGGGCCTCGGCGCGGCGGTGTGGCTGGCCACCGTCGTTATCGCCGCCGCCCTGCACCGCGCCGGGTTCCGGCGCGGCCCCGTCGAGTGGTTCCTGCGCCGCGTGACCTACGGCCGGCCCGTACGGAAACCGGAGGCGACCGGGTCCGGGGCGGAGGAACACCCCTCCTCCCCGCACCCGGTGCGGTGA
- a CDS encoding TetR/AcrR family transcriptional regulator yields the protein MSDPPPPDEPSQPRSSRRRGEELVSAICDAALTETAEHGLGRTTMEGIARRAGTAKPSLYRRWSSPEDIVLDALHRFYPVEHPSPGADDLRGDLITALTLMRDEFMQSRITAVLPSILDEARRRPDLHERLYAEVFEPRGGRFTRTVLRHYAEHGHIDPARLTPVVVDIGESLMFKYNVDTFAAPDDAYIAAIVDQAILPALGFEPAAGQRTETGEE from the coding sequence ATGAGCGACCCACCTCCGCCCGACGAGCCCTCCCAGCCGCGCTCCAGCCGCCGCCGCGGCGAGGAGCTCGTGTCCGCCATCTGTGACGCCGCGCTCACCGAGACCGCCGAACACGGCCTGGGCAGGACCACGATGGAGGGCATCGCGCGCCGGGCCGGCACCGCGAAACCGTCGCTCTACCGGCGCTGGTCCTCACCCGAGGACATCGTGCTCGACGCGCTCCACCGGTTCTATCCCGTGGAACACCCCTCCCCCGGCGCCGACGACCTGCGCGGGGACCTCATCACCGCACTCACCCTCATGCGCGACGAGTTCATGCAGTCGCGCATCACCGCGGTACTGCCGTCCATCCTCGACGAGGCGCGGCGCCGCCCCGATCTGCACGAACGGCTGTACGCCGAGGTGTTCGAACCCCGGGGCGGCCGGTTCACCCGCACCGTACTGCGGCACTACGCCGAGCACGGGCACATCGACCCGGCGCGTCTCACCCCTGTCGTGGTCGACATCGGCGAGTCCCTGATGTTCAAGTACAACGTCGACACGTTCGCCGCGCCCGACGACGCCTACATCGCCGCCATCGTCGACCAGGCCATCCTGCCCGCGCTCGGGTTCGAACCGGCGGCCGGCCAACGGACAGAGACCGGCGAGGAATGA